Within Gambusia affinis linkage group LG01, SWU_Gaff_1.0, whole genome shotgun sequence, the genomic segment ATTCCTGCTTCATCGCATCATCAACAAGATGCCGCCGTCCTTCAGAAGGCTGGTCGATAACGTGGAAGTCATCACACGGCCAAAGGTAATAACCTCcacatgtagtttttttttcttcttcttcttttttactttactcTAAAATTTCCATTGAAGTGCTTATCAAACCATGATTCAGTCATAACTCTAGATTGTTCTAAACTTATTCAAATTCTTTATCTACTTTAAGTTATTGCttgaaattttaataaataatggtacaaaaactgacttttgtttttacttaacgCTTTACAAACTTTATGAAGTGCTGCGTTTCCTGAAATATGTGACATGTTTCACATGATATATACTGGTGTGTTTGTGCCGAAGGACATGGACCCCAGGCTGATTTCATGGAAGGGCGGAGCAGTGCTTGCGTGCCTGGACACCACGCAGGAGATGTGGATTCACCAGAGAGAGTGGCAGCTTGGTGTCAGAATGCTCCGAGAAAGAGCTGCATTCGTCTGGTGAAACCCAACCGAGGTCCTGAAGCTAAAACGCACCGTTTATACATGAGAAGGCAGACAAGGAAAGGGACAAATTGAATATCATTTGGTATGTATAGTTGCTCTGGTTGATGTTTATAACCCAGGATGTATAATGTCTTTTATAGAGTTTTCATTGCTCTGTAAAGATTCCTGTTTTCCCATTTTCATGCAGGAAGTGTAAATAAACTCTGtctcatttgaagaaaaatgattaCTGCATTTGGAAGAAAATCATTTCTTAATTTGCCTCATctggacaaaaatgttttaactcttGGTGTCTACATGACAACTCGTAACTATTTTtacgttatttatttattttatttttccactcaCAAAATAACTACATTGTAAAATcttagccaaaaaaaaaaagaaaaaaaaatcatccttgCTTTATACATTTAACGCCATTTATGTGTGTTggtctgtgtttatttaaacacaaaattaaagaaagaaactaaatgatgatgatgattccAGAGGATGACCAGAACCTAAATGAGTAAGACATTGATGTAACCTGGAAGGACagaagcagaggaaaaacataaagaggaaggagggatgCAGGCAGCTGCTGAATCGACCAATCCGGCTCCTATGTGTAGGTATTCCCAGAAAGGCGTCAAGAAACTGCTAGCAGCAGTGGCAGCTGATGAAGAAGGGCTTCAGCACGGTGCCGTTACCATCTGTGTGCTCTCAGAGGACAGACTCTGTGCTGGGCCCCACGCCCACACTGTATGTGCAGGCGTTTACCTAAAGTGAAGAAATGTACAGGAACGACGTTATTTGTATTCCTTAAAATGTCACATAGGTTTTTTGGAGACAGTGGACATTAAACTCCACTAGGCTAAAAGCAACTTATTTCTGAAGTGGCTACCAGAACTTAATGAATAAGCAAAGAAAGCAACTAACTCCATAAATTAATGTACAAATTAACCATCAATTGTGTTGAGttttattaaggaaaaaaaaaactattactcaccttcctcatcctcctccaccCATCGGTGGAGGGTTGGGACCCGCTCCGTGAGTTATTCGACCCATTCGCCTTCTGccaccaggaggacctggaggtcTGCAGAATCAAGTAGATGTGACATAAATCCATGGGTGTAAAAGTGATCAACACAATCTCTGCATGTATATAGTAAATTAGTAAAGTTTCAAagcatttcaaatgaaaaagtaataacTGGCTTAATACATGTTGGTAATCGCCTCTCTTGTGGCAGAGCTGTTCTCAGATGTTTCATTCTCAGTTTCCATGCTTCAGTGGTGAGATGACAGTACTGCTGGGACTTACCCTCTGCCATCACTGAAGCGTGATGAAGCCACGTTTCCTTTCCTTGACAGGTCAGGGTGAAGTATTGTcctaaaactgtcagaaaacaaaaagtcagaacAGACTACATAAAACAACAGCTTTGTATGATAGTTGCTTATAACACAACACCTGTGTTACACAGATTTTGATACCAGTTTATGCCTCATTAAGACAATACTGCACCAAGTTGGGTATAACCAACTGGGAAGAACAAGGCCAGATttcatctttacatttccaGGGGTATCcccacaaaatataaaaagttaatttatgtaCATAATTCAACAGACCAGTTTAACctcaaaaagtattttcctcCAATAAACACATAATGATGCATTTCAAACACTTTCATGGCTATGACTTgcatctaaagaaaaaacactagTGAAAATATGTTCTTCTGGACATgcagccaaataaaaaaattaatttctaataaaTGCCAGATGCAGAAAATAAGTTCTGGTAAtgacacttttttcttccaccaaaTTATATCATTCTATCTACATCCTTGAATACAGTACTCAAAAGACCACGGTCTTTGGAAATAACCTTTTGCAGCTTAGTCCTGCTGTTTCAGGATACATAGCATTTggtattttcaaaattttcaatttttctgaGAATCAGAATCTTAAGTCCTATTAGCTGTAAGCAATAATTGTacaaattaacagcaataaacaCCTGATAAATATCACTCTCTGGGTAATGACTACATAATATCAAACTTTTCAAATCTCTGGGCTGGTTAACTCACAAGAGGCTGATGAACTCCACAGCCCCCCAGAACATGTCAGTCAGGAACGACAGGCTCCAGGGGGACTGAGACCTGCTGTCCAGGACCTGGCCTGAAGGTGGCACAAAGAAACATTAGgttacaaaaacagtttaatattACTGTTAATCGAAAACAGCAAATGTTCACTTTTTTATCTGCCACTGAGGAGCTCACTAACTTGACTTCTCTTAAAGggttttcaacataaaatccaCTTGGAGtatgacaaacacaaaatcacaacatgtattttaattattgttctaTTGAGTTATATTATGTGAAAGTGATATAAAAGATACAAACATGTTGTCAGTTGACAGCTGCTAAGCTAACTCAGCCAGGCTAAGCTAACGAACTAAACAGCTAATAATAACTTAATGGTCCCAAAACAAACCATTACGTAACCTTCAAAATGTCTGTATacgtttttatttcaatacaaAGCTGCACATATCCTTCTATTTTAACAAAAGAGTGGTGAAGAAAGTACAATCCACTCACCGTTGGACACGTACACCATCTTTCAGAAGGCAAAACACAGCGTTACAGCTGTGTTTACGGTTagcgttcttcttcttcttcttcttcttcttttttatggcggttggcaagcaacttttagatgtgcattaccgccatctactggaatggagtgtggatcGGGACGCTAACTTTAAACacccccctcaaaaaaaaaaaaaaaccttatatcttttctatcaattttgttttcttgagataattaattaaataacttatatCTTTAGAAGTagaaattttttctaaaatatcttgtaaatttaactgtaatttattttcttgtaaccgactaattaatttccttctctcaacagaatattttgtaCAGGACAACAAAACATGCTTTACCGTCTCTTCTTGACCACAATAATCACAACTTCCAGTTCgatgttttcctattttaaataaattactgtttaacCTTGTATGTCCAAAACGCAACCTAGATATAACTGTTTCCTCTTCTCTATTTCGTCCCGTTCTCCTaccaacttttctttgaataC encodes:
- the LOC122832442 gene encoding selenoprotein K-like: MVYVSNGQVLDSRSQSPWSLSFLTDMFWGAVEFISLFFRTILHPDLSRKGNVASSRFSDGRGPPGPPGGRRRMGRITHGAGPNPPPMGGGGUGR